One window of Artemia franciscana chromosome 16, ASM3288406v1, whole genome shotgun sequence genomic DNA carries:
- the LOC136037412 gene encoding large ribosomal subunit protein eL28-like, whose amino-acid sequence MSSSLVWEIIGKNSAFILKKRNLKHPFNTERNHITNTNTYRHSTLVHRRTVGIEEPKDKRGIVLVANTHAVRKPAKSIVKMPMKYGPRRANMKLRNFLVKGGYRKDLRAVALKRASKIMRTQRTPKVRKEKATKA is encoded by the exons ATGTCATCATCACTTGTTTGGGAAATCATTGGCAAAAACAGTGCTTTTATCTTGAAAAAGAGGAACCTCAAACACCCTTTCAACACT gagAGGAACCATATCACCAACACAAACACCTACAGACACAGCACCTTAGTGCATAGGAGAACGGTTGGCATTGAGGAACCTAAAGACAAAAGAGGAATTGTTCTAGTAGCCAACACCCATGCCGTT AGAAAACCAGCTAAGAGCATTGTGAAGATGCCAATGAAATATGGCCCACGTCGCGCCAACATGAAACTTAGAAATTTTCTTGTCAAGGGAGGATATAGAAAGGATCTTCGCGCT GTAGCTTTGAAACGTGCATCCAAGATTATGAGAACCCAGCGTACACCAAAGGTCCGCAAAGAAAAGGCTACCAAGGcctaa